CCCACTTGGCTGCCAACAGTTTTCACCAAACGCAGGATCTCCGGGTCCATTCTGGAGCTATCTGTGCCGAAAAACTCAAGCACCGCATGAACATTGCCCCCATGTGGCACCGCAAGTGCCACACCGCGCGTTAACCCCACCTCAGTAAAAATCTCGCGGCGCAAGAATTTGCAGTCATCAATCAGGTTTTCGAGCGCCTCCAACCCGCCTGATTGCCAGGCCCGGCCCGGAAGCCCTTGCCCCGGTTTGAACTGGAGGCGGGAGGTGACCTCTACAACCGGCCGATACCGTTCATCGCGCAGGCACCAAATCCCCGAAGGCTCCAAGATCTGAGCGCGGCCTTCGCCCCGTACAACATAGAGATGCCCCGCATCCATGCTGGCAATATCGCATACCTCGTCGAGACAGAACTGGATGAAGTCATCAAGGGGCACATCTTCGATCAGCTTTTGGCCCATATTCATGACAGCCGTCGCTTCTCGCGCGCGCAGCTCTTGTTCGCGATGCGCCGCTTCCTCAATAGATCGATCGCGCACAAAGGCGTAAAAACTATGTTGCTGGTCGGAGTGGTTGATCGCGAAGATCGACAACTCGACCGGAAACTCGACGCCTGTCCGGTGCAGGGCCGTAATTTTGATACGTCTCTCAAGAACGGGGCCTTCGCCTGTGCGGTTGTAATGCTCAAGACCGCGCGCGTGGTGTTCACGATGTTGAGCCGGCACAATCAATTCACCTAAGACCGCGCACAAGGCCTCCTCCTTGGACCAACCAAAGAGTTCTTCGGCCGCGCCATTCCAAGCCGTTACGCGCCCCTCTGAGCTCATGCCTATGACTGCATCCAGCGCCCGGCTCAGCAGAAGCTCTAAATTCTCCATGCCCGCATCTTTCTCCCCCTATCAGTATCTTAGGCAAGAACTGTAGATCAGTCGAGAGAGCTGCCAAATGGCGCATGGCATGACCTTGAACATGGTTCGAAGCGCCTTCAATGCTGTAACAATTCGTGTCACCGCTCAGCATGTCGTGGAGTTCTAAGAAAATGGACTGCGGATTAAGGTTCAATTGGCTGCGTGACGAAGAAGGTGCAATTACGCTTCTTTCTCTCTTCATGTTTTTGACTGCACTTGTT
This is a stretch of genomic DNA from Sulfitobacter indolifex. It encodes these proteins:
- a CDS encoding PAS domain S-box protein, with product MENLELLLSRALDAVIGMSSEGRVTAWNGAAEELFGWSKEEALCAVLGELIVPAQHREHHARGLEHYNRTGEGPVLERRIKITALHRTGVEFPVELSIFAINHSDQQHSFYAFVRDRSIEEAAHREQELRAREATAVMNMGQKLIEDVPLDDFIQFCLDEVCDIASMDAGHLYVVRGEGRAQILEPSGIWCLRDERYRPVVEVTSRLQFKPGQGLPGRAWQSGGLEALENLIDDCKFLRREIFTEVGLTRGVALAVPHGGNVHAVLEFFGTDSSRMDPEILRLVKTVGSQVGAAIRRKQGAESRETLRTEMVHRVSNSLSVLSSIYRQCSRQAQSIQELDDMFLGRIIAIGRANKTSIVEAERGVLLPDLIKDSLTMLPDHNNIAIDATPIVICREAVMPLSLILHELGTNALKYGGLGEGDRLHIQVSNADAPDALRLDWREHRREPLAAPPEQPERRGFGSRLIQTMVEGRLGGRFERRLDETGFHFSAHFSKDRLEASDAEFGR